The sequence CGAAGGCCAGGTACTTGCCATCCGGCGACCACACCGGGGCATAGCGGAAGGTGTCGCCGTTGTCGGTCAGGCGGGTCCACTCGCCGCGGCCATCGCTGGCGATGAGATAGAGCTCCTCCTCACCGCTGCGGTCCGACAGAAAGGCGATGTGCTTGCCATCGGGCGAGTAGGAAGCGCCCTTCTCGTGGCTCGAAGAGGTGCGGGTCAGGTTGCGGGTCAGGCCGTCCTCGACCACCACCGAGAAGACATCGCCCCGGGCCACGAAGACGGCGCGCTCGCCCTTCGGGCCGACGTCGAAGTTCTCGAGCTGATCGGCGACCGACTTGCGCACCGGCCGGGTCCACAGACCGTCCGTCGGCACGTCGATGGCGAGGGCCCGGGAGGCGTCGGCGGCCGCGTCGTAGACGTGCAGGGTGCCGGCGAGCTCGTAGACCACCCGGTTGACTCCATCGGAGCTCGGCCAGCGGACGTCGGCCTCCGTCGACGAGGTCACCGCGACGGCCGTTCCGGAGCCGTCGGCCAAGCGATAGAGGTTGAGGGTGCCGTTGCGATCGGAGCTGAAGTAGACGTCGTCGCCGACCCACATCGGATCGCGGTCGCTGCGCGGATGATCGGTCAGCTCGCGAGTGGTTCCGGCCTCGATGTCGAAGAGCATCAGATCCTGGGCCCAGCCTCCCTCGTAGCGCTTCCAGCTGCGGAAATCACGGAACAGAGGCGAGTAAGCGACCCGCTTGCCGTCGGCGGAGAGATCGCCGGAGCCGGCCGTCGGCATCGGCAGCGCCACCGGCAGACCGCCCTCTCGGGGCACCGTGAAGAGCTGACCGTCGGACAGGTCCCAGCCGTCCCGGGCCGAACGGAAGACCACCGCCTCGCTGTCCGGGGTCCAGCCGAAGACCTGGTGGTCATAGCCCCAGCGCGGCGGCAAGGGGCCGAGGGCGGGATAGAAGGTGAGCTGACGCGGCTCGCCACCGCCGGCGGGAATCACGTAGACCTGCTCATCGCCGTCGTACTGGCCGGTGAAGGCGATCCAGCGGCCGTCCGGCGAGTACTTGGCGAACAGCTCGAGACCGGGATGGGCGGTCAGTCGAGTCGCCGCGCCGCCGGAGGCGGATGCGCTCCACAGGTCGCCGGCGTAGGAAAACACCACCCGGTCGCCGTGGATGTCGGGAAAGCGCAACAGCCGAGTTTCGGCCGTCGCCTGAAAGGCCCATCCCAGGGCCAACACCGCAAGGATCACAAGCTTGGATCGCAACATGAGCTCCCTCCTGGACTTCCGCTTGCAGGCCGAAGAAAAGTCCGCTCCGCGACTCTTCCTTGGCTGCTAGTAGACGAGATTCTTTTCAACCTCCGACGTTGCGGCCCGGGCGGCCGCGAGAGGTGACACCAGCCTTTGGTCAGGCAAAAGCCCGCGGTTTCCCTGCGCGGTCCTGGTCGAGACCGCCGCCGGGCCACCACGGGCCATCTGTCGATTTCGATGGGCCCCACGCCGAATCCGGTGCCTCACCGGAGGATCGGCAGGGACTTCCCACTGGGCGATCCTACGCGGTGACGGGCCGAAGGTTCACGATTTCTCTTCGAAATCGAGCGAAACGGAGTTGATGCAGTAGCGCTCGCCGGTCGGCCGCGGACCATCCGGGAAGACGTGTCCGAGGTGCGCATCGCAATTCGCACAGAGCACTTCGGTGCGGATCATGCCGTAGCTCGAGTCGCGCTCGAGGCGCACCGCATCGCCCTCGCTGGGCTCCCAGAAGCTCGGCCAGCCGGATCCGGAATCGTACTTCGTCTCCGAGCGGAACAGCTCCGAGCGGCAGCCGGCACAGCGATAGACCCCGGGCTCCTTGTTGTCCCAGTAGGCGCCGGTGAAGGCGCGCTCGGTGCCCTTCTCGCGCATCACCCGGTACTGCTCCGGAGTGAGCTCCTGCCGCCACTGGTCGTCGCTCTTGTTTCGCATCTCGCTCATGGTCGTGTTCTCCGTGAAGATTCGCTCTCCGGCAGCGCGCCTCGCCGATCGCCAGGGAAGGCAACGACTTCCGGCGAATAGGGACGAGGCCCCATTTTTGCGCTTGTCCCAGGTAGAGGGTTCCCCAGCGACGAAAGACTCGCCGAGTGCCGAGAGGGCGCGGGAATGAACACCTCAAAGAACCGTCGAGGGGGGGCAAAAATTCCCTGCCGCGGAGTTGCGAGAGGCCCCGTCCGGGGGTACAATAGAAAGTTACTCATAAACTTCAAAAAATCGTCAATTTCGAGCCATACCGAAGAATTTCGACCCCGAACCGAAGACCTGACCGAGGACACGCCATGAAGCCGTCGAGATTCGCCCTCCCCCTGATCGCGCTCATCCTCTCCCTCGTCGGCCTCAGCGGCTGTGCCGGAGACGCCTCCCAGGCCGCGGAGACGGAAGTCGCCAAGGTCACTCCGATCTTCACCGAGATCGCCGCCGCCGCGGGCTTCGACCACGTCCATCAAAAGCCGCAGCTCGACGGCAAGCTGGCCCACATCAACTCCTGGGTCTCGAGCGTCGGTGCCGCCGTCGCCGCCGGCGACTACGACAACGACGGCTGGGTCGACCTCTTCCTCACCAACTCGCGCAAGGGCACTCCCAACATGCTCTACCGCAACAACGGTGACGGCACTTTTTCGGAGCGCGCCACCGACGCCGGCCTGGCCGACGCCAACGACGAACGCGGCACCAGCATGGACGCCATCTGGGGCGACATCGACAACGACGGCTGGGACGACCTCTACCTGGTGCGCTGGGGCAACGACTCGCTCTACCGCAACAACGGCGACGGTACCTTCACGGAGATCACCGACAAGGTCTTCAAGCGCCGCGACGGCAGCGCCGGCAGCCAGTGGGCGAACGGCAACGCCGCCCTGTTCTTCGACTACAACCGCGACGGCCGCCTCGATCTCTACGTCGGCAACTACTTCCAGGAAGTCGACCTCTGGGACCTCGAAGACACCCGCATCATGCACGACGACTTCGAGAAGGCGCGCAACGCCGGCAAGAACTACCTCTACCGGCAGAACCCGGACGGTAGCTTCACCGAGGTCGCCGCCGACCTCGCCCTCGACGACACCGGCTGGACCCTCGCCGTCGGCTCCGCCGACATCGACAACGACGGCCTGCCGGACCTCTACTGCGCCAACGACTTCGGGCCCGATCAACTGTTCCTCAACAACGGCGACGGCAGCTTCACCAACGTCACCGACACGGCCATCGGCTTCGACTCGAAGAAGGGCATGAACATCGACTTCGGGGACTTCAACAACGATGGCTGGCTGGACGGCTTCGTCACCAACATCACCACCGCCGAGTACCTGCAGGAAGGCAACATGCTGTGGCACAACA is a genomic window of Acidobacteriota bacterium containing:
- the msrB gene encoding peptide-methionine (R)-S-oxide reductase MsrB, translating into MSEMRNKSDDQWRQELTPEQYRVMREKGTERAFTGAYWDNKEPGVYRCAGCRSELFRSETKYDSGSGWPSFWEPSEGDAVRLERDSSYGMIRTEVLCANCDAHLGHVFPDGPRPTGERYCINSVSLDFEEKS